A DNA window from Hordeum vulgare subsp. vulgare chromosome 1H, MorexV3_pseudomolecules_assembly, whole genome shotgun sequence contains the following coding sequences:
- the LOC123439369 gene encoding protein MAK16 homolog B-like, with protein sequence MTVPRKKTQPDLRRLEKAEKVAQLDKSIESELKERLRKGVYGEIYNFPFKQFDTILDMEKYELAPEIEEEEEGEIEYVEGDDIEMGDMDDMEDFEGFGDEDGGRRRGQG encoded by the exons ATGACAGTCCCGAGGAAGAAAACTCAGCCCGATCTCCGAAGATTGGAGAAAGCTGAAAAGGTTGCTCAACTAGATAAG AGTATTGAAAGTGAACTAAAGGAGCGCCTGAGGAAGGGTGTCTATGGTGAAATTTATAATTTCCCCTTCAAGCAGTTTGATACTATCCTTGACATGGAAAAATATGAGTTGGCTCctgagatagaagaagaagaa GAAGGCGAGATAGAGTATGTTGAAGGTGATGATATCGAGATGGGTGACATGGATGATATGGAAGATTTTGaaggctttggtgatgaagatg GTGGAAGAAGACGAGGACAGGGGTAG